In Thermovirga sp., the genomic window ATGTGGAAAAACTGAGAAAATATATAAGTGAGCGCGGCAAGATCGTTCCCAGGAGGGTGACGGGAAACTGCGCCAAGCACCAGAGGCAACTCACGGAAGCGATCAAAAGAGTGCGCTACCTCGCGCTTCTTCCGTATAGCTCCGAGTAGGAGAGAAGACGCACGTTCCTACGGGGGGAGGGGCCGAGGCTTCTCCCCCCCCTGTTTTGTCGGGAGGTCGTTTATTTATGGATAAGACCAGGGCCCTAGTTGAATCGTCGCTGCTCGTCGCCCTTTCCGCCGTGCTTTTCCTCGCGGGCCATTTTTTACCTCTTATAGGGTTTGCCTTTTCCCTGGTCTGTCCGGCTCCGTTGGTTGTCCTGGGCCTTCGGCACAGCCTGGGGAGGGCGGTGCTGGGCGTTGCGGTGGCGACGATCATTTCGGCCGCCTTCACCGGAGCGGTCGGAGCTCTTTTCTTCTGCTTCGGTTTCGGATTCCTAGGGATAGCCCTCGGGGCCCTGGGCAGGCGGTATGATAGGGCCGTCGATATTATCCTTTACGGGATACTCGTCTCCATAGGGAGCAAACTACTTCTGATGTTTATCGTTGTAAAACTGACGGAGATCAACCCCTTTGGCTTCGAGGAGGCAGAAATCATGTCCATGATTGAAAGGATCTCCTCGGTTTACTCGGGCCTGGGCATGTCGAAGCAGTCGTTGTCACTGGCGAAGGAACAGATGCGGACCACTCTGTCGCTGATCCCGTCGATCTTCCCGGCTCTTCTTGTCATGGCGGCGACGGTGGACTGTTTCCTGAGCTATATTGTAAGCGCCGTGGTGCTAAAAAGGTTGGGCAGGGAAACTCTTCCCCGGCTTCCCGAGTTCAGCCAGTGGCGCTTCCCAAAAAGCATCTTCTGGGCCCTTATCGCTTCCATGGTGCTTCAACTGGCAGGGAGTCACTATCCCTCAATGGCTTTTTTGCAAAAGACGGCGCTGAACCTGCGCCTCCTGGTGACGACATTGTTTTTCTTCCAGGGGCTGGCCGTGAGCTGGTTCTTCATGCGATCCAAGGGTTTGGGTCTTTTTCTGAAGATCGCCCTGACGGTGGTTGTCTTCATCGTCCCATTTTTTGTGCAGATAATCCTTATTTTGGGTATCATTGATGTGTGGTTCAACCTGCGATCCAGGTTCCGGGAGGGAAGAGGATGAAAATTATTCTGCTGACCGATGTGTCTAAGCTGGGGAAAAAGGGCGATTTGATCGATGTGGCCGAGGGGTATGGCCGAAATTACCTTATCCCCAGGGAGATGGCCGAAGAGGCGACCAGGGAAAAACTCAGGGAATGGGAACAGCAGCAGAAAACGAGGGAAACCAGGGCGAGGCGCGAGGAAGAGGAGGCCTGGGCCAGCAGGGCCCTTCTCCAGGGCAAGCAGGTCGTACTCAAGGTTTCTGCCGGGGAGAAGGGGAAACTGTTCGGTAGTGTCACGGCGGCCCAGGTGGCGCAACATGTTCAGGAAAGATTTGGCGTCCCCATCGATAAAAAGGATGTCCGACTCCCTTCGCCGGTGAAGGAATTGGGTTCGTACTCCTTTTCAATAAAACTCTACCAAGGGGTTGAAGCGGGGATGACCTTACAGGTGGAGGACGAAAAGTTTGAGTGACAAACTCTTCGAGAGGATTCCGCCCCACAGCAT contains:
- a CDS encoding 50S ribosomal protein L9, producing the protein MKIILLTDVSKLGKKGDLIDVAEGYGRNYLIPREMAEEATREKLREWEQQQKTRETRARREEEEAWASRALLQGKQVVLKVSAGEKGKLFGSVTAAQVAQHVQERFGVPIDKKDVRLPSPVKELGSYSFSIKLYQGVEAGMTLQVEDEKFE
- a CDS encoding YybS family protein, with the translated sequence MDKTRALVESSLLVALSAVLFLAGHFLPLIGFAFSLVCPAPLVVLGLRHSLGRAVLGVAVATIISAAFTGAVGALFFCFGFGFLGIALGALGRRYDRAVDIILYGILVSIGSKLLLMFIVVKLTEINPFGFEEAEIMSMIERISSVYSGLGMSKQSLSLAKEQMRTTLSLIPSIFPALLVMAATVDCFLSYIVSAVVLKRLGRETLPRLPEFSQWRFPKSIFWALIASMVLQLAGSHYPSMAFLQKTALNLRLLVTTLFFFQGLAVSWFFMRSKGLGLFLKIALTVVVFIVPFFVQIILILGIIDVWFNLRSRFREGRG
- a CDS encoding 30S ribosomal protein S18 codes for the protein VEKLRKYISERGKIVPRRVTGNCAKHQRQLTEAIKRVRYLALLPYSSE